One window of Aliarcobacter lanthieri genomic DNA carries:
- the cysE gene encoding serine O-acetyltransferase, protein MTTSEESKKDSEKLSLWKQLKEDFSVPKLNDPVLESNFEIFFNYPGVWAIINHRIANNLYYKGFKKLARVVSGISSFFTKTDIHPAATIGRRVFIDHAIGVVIGATAIVEDDVLIYQGVTLGGVSLNKGKRHPTVKSNVVLGSGAKVLGNITIGANSKIGANSVVVVDVPENSTAVGVPARIIKKDERKDNSKDKLAHNELPDINKEMFKYLIERISILESNVKNENCDCNINEKNEVLEKEYQSFIETLKINKKG, encoded by the coding sequence ATGACGACGAGTGAAGAATCAAAAAAAGATAGTGAAAAACTATCTTTATGGAAACAGTTAAAAGAAGATTTTTCTGTTCCAAAGTTAAATGATCCAGTTTTAGAATCAAACTTTGAGATATTTTTTAATTATCCTGGTGTTTGGGCAATAATAAATCATAGAATAGCAAATAATTTATATTATAAAGGTTTTAAAAAATTAGCAAGAGTTGTTTCTGGAATATCATCTTTTTTTACTAAAACAGATATTCATCCAGCAGCAACTATTGGAAGAAGAGTTTTTATTGATCATGCTATAGGAGTAGTTATTGGAGCAACTGCTATAGTTGAAGATGATGTTTTAATTTATCAAGGTGTAACTTTAGGTGGAGTTAGTCTAAATAAAGGTAAACGTCATCCAACTGTTAAATCCAATGTTGTTTTAGGAAGTGGAGCAAAAGTTTTAGGAAATATTACTATTGGAGCAAACTCAAAAATAGGAGCAAACTCTGTTGTAGTTGTAGATGTACCTGAAAATTCAACTGCTGTTGGAGTTCCTGCAAGAATTATTAAAAAAGATGAAAGAAAAGATAACTCTAAAGATAAACTAGCTCACAATGAATTACCTGATATCAATAAAGAGATGTTTAAGTATCTAATAGAGAGAATTTCTATTTTAGAAAGTAATGTAAAAAATGAAAATTGTGACTGTAAT
- the speA gene encoding biosynthetic arginine decarboxylase, producing the protein MKNKYGIDIWSDNNFFIEDGLVKVDYDSNPSLISIVKNVRKQGFKGPLLLRFPHITKKQIKTLFNTFNASIKEYDYKGTFNAVFPLKVNQLPNFIHPLISAGKKYNYGLEAGSKAELIIAMTYNNMGSPITINGFKDKEMIHLCFIAKSMGHHITVIIEGLNELEMIVEVLKETKLEAPNVGLRVRLHSGGSGAWAKSGGIDSKFGLTSTEILEAFELMQDNNLEDLLTMIHFHIGSAMNSIKPLKKALRESGHIYAELKNLGAKNLSSINIGGGLSVEYSAYERTRFYSLREFASDVVFTLKEIARQKGVEEPNIFTESGRFISAASTVLITPVLELFSAEYEISHLKLKEKNPPLIAELNELFKDMTKKTAYEFMHDSIDHLESLLTLFDLGYIDLQDRSNAEILTHQIIKKAISLLQIDDYEELKRFDKNIQEKYLLNFSLFQSLPDYWGINQEFPIMPITHLDEKPTRSASLWDITCDSDGEIPFDIKKPLYLHDVNLNKEDYFLGFFNVGAYQDTLGMKHNLFSHPTEVNVVFKDGEVALEHILESQKIIDILEDIDYDTEEIQTILRRSVSIETYEILQKYLSDNSYLKTIWSYYDDE; encoded by the coding sequence TTGAAAAATAAATATGGTATAGACATTTGGTCTGATAATAATTTTTTTATTGAAGATGGTTTAGTAAAGGTTGATTATGATAGTAATCCATCTTTAATATCAATTGTAAAAAATGTAAGAAAACAAGGGTTTAAAGGACCTTTACTTTTAAGGTTCCCTCATATAACAAAAAAACAGATAAAAACTCTTTTTAATACCTTTAATGCAAGTATAAAAGAATATGACTATAAAGGTACTTTTAATGCAGTATTTCCTTTAAAAGTAAATCAATTACCAAATTTTATTCACCCATTAATAAGTGCTGGTAAAAAATACAATTATGGACTTGAAGCTGGAAGTAAAGCTGAACTAATTATTGCTATGACATATAATAATATGGGAAGTCCAATTACAATCAATGGCTTTAAAGATAAAGAGATGATACATCTTTGTTTTATAGCAAAAAGTATGGGGCATCATATAACTGTAATTATTGAAGGTTTAAATGAATTAGAAATGATAGTTGAAGTTTTAAAAGAGACTAAACTAGAAGCTCCAAATGTTGGTTTAAGAGTAAGACTTCACAGTGGAGGAAGTGGTGCTTGGGCAAAAAGTGGAGGAATTGATTCTAAATTTGGACTTACATCAACAGAAATATTAGAAGCTTTTGAACTTATGCAAGACAATAATCTTGAAGATTTACTTACAATGATTCACTTTCATATAGGTTCAGCTATGAACTCTATAAAACCATTAAAAAAAGCTTTAAGAGAATCTGGACATATTTATGCAGAACTTAAAAATTTAGGAGCAAAAAATCTATCTTCAATAAATATTGGAGGTGGATTAAGTGTAGAATATAGTGCTTATGAAAGAACTAGATTTTACTCATTAAGAGAATTTGCAAGTGATGTTGTATTTACATTAAAAGAGATTGCTAGACAAAAAGGTGTTGAAGAACCAAATATTTTCACTGAATCAGGAAGATTTATAAGTGCCGCTTCAACTGTACTTATAACTCCTGTTTTAGAACTATTTTCAGCTGAATATGAGATAAGCCATCTAAAATTAAAAGAGAAAAACCCACCTTTAATTGCAGAGTTAAATGAACTATTTAAAGATATGACTAAGAAAACAGCTTATGAGTTTATGCATGATAGTATTGATCATCTTGAGTCTTTATTAACTCTATTTGATTTAGGATATATTGATTTACAAGATAGATCAAATGCTGAAATATTAACTCATCAAATTATAAAAAAAGCTATTTCATTACTTCAAATTGATGATTATGAAGAGTTAAAAAGATTTGATAAAAATATTCAAGAAAAATATCTTTTAAATTTTTCTTTATTTCAATCTTTACCTGATTATTGGGGAATAAATCAAGAATTCCCAATTATGCCAATAACTCACCTTGATGAAAAACCAACAAGAAGTGCATCTTTATGGGATATTACTTGTGATAGTGATGGAGAAATACCTTTCGATATAAAAAAACCTCTATACTTACATGATGTAAATCTAAATAAAGAAGATTATTTTTTAGGATTCTTTAATGTTGGAGCATATCAGGATACTTTAGGAATGAAACATAATCTTTTTTCTCATCCAACAGAAGTAAATGTAGTATTTAAAGATGGAGAAGTTGCACTTGAACATATTTTAGAATCACAAAAAATCATAGATATTTTAGAAGATATAGATTATGATACAGAAGAAATCCAAACAATTTTAAGAAGAAGTGTATCAATAGAAACTTATGAAATTCTACAAAAATATCTAAGTGATAACAGCTATTTAAAGACTATCTGGAGTTATTATGACGACGAGTGA
- the hisS gene encoding histidine--tRNA ligase has product MQSSTKTIQSLRGMKDIVNEDSILFTYFIENASKIAEKYGFSYIETPLLEETALFKRSVGESSDIVNKEMYQFIDKGENDVCLRPEGTAGVVRHFVEKKLDRAGGIYRWFYYGAMFRYERPQKGRLREFHQFGCEVFGVNNVYEDANIIMLIKEILDFFDIGFTLKLNSLGCIECMPKYKENLIKHISTFKDKLCDDCNKRLLTNPIRILDCKVESCQKLLINSPKITNSLCSSCNSDFEKLKEILTFNNISYEIDSNLVRGLDYYNKTAFEFISNEIGSQSAIAGGGRYDRLVEFLGGKSTAGIGFAIGIERLLELVKIKKQKEDFIYIGSLDESSQNKAFEIAIQKRKNTKTYIEYSSRSFGKHFSIAEKLNCNIVALIGENELKNNTIFIKNLDTKEEKNIALEEFLVEK; this is encoded by the coding sequence TCATATATAGAAACTCCACTTTTAGAAGAAACCGCACTATTTAAAAGAAGTGTTGGAGAAAGTAGTGATATTGTAAATAAAGAGATGTATCAATTTATTGATAAAGGTGAAAATGATGTTTGCTTAAGACCTGAAGGAACAGCTGGAGTTGTAAGACACTTTGTAGAAAAAAAACTTGACCGTGCTGGGGGAATTTATAGATGGTTTTATTATGGAGCAATGTTTAGATATGAGCGTCCACAAAAAGGAAGATTAAGAGAATTTCACCAATTTGGTTGTGAAGTTTTTGGAGTAAATAATGTTTATGAAGATGCAAATATTATAATGTTAATAAAAGAGATTTTAGATTTTTTTGATATTGGATTTACTCTAAAATTAAACTCTTTAGGTTGTATTGAATGTATGCCAAAATATAAAGAGAATCTAATAAAACATATTTCAACATTTAAAGATAAACTTTGTGATGATTGTAATAAAAGGCTTTTAACAAATCCTATTAGAATACTTGACTGTAAAGTTGAATCTTGTCAAAAATTGCTTATTAACTCTCCTAAAATAACAAATAGTTTATGTAGCTCTTGTAATAGTGATTTTGAAAAGTTAAAAGAGATTTTAACTTTTAATAATATTTCATATGAAATTGATTCAAATTTAGTAAGAGGTCTTGATTACTACAACAAAACAGCTTTTGAGTTTATAAGCAATGAAATAGGTTCTCAAAGTGCTATTGCTGGTGGAGGGAGATATGATAGACTTGTGGAATTTTTAGGTGGTAAAAGTACTGCAGGAATTGGTTTTGCTATAGGAATTGAAAGATTACTTGAATTAGTTAAAATTAAAAAGCAAAAAGAAGATTTTATTTATATTGGCAGTTTAGATGAATCTTCACAAAATAAGGCTTTTGAAATAGCTATTCAAAAAAGGAAAAATACCAAAACCTATATAGAGTATTCAAGTAGAAGTTTTGGAAAACACTTTTCAATAGCAGAGAAATTAAACTGTAATATTGTTGCACTTATTGGTGAAAATGAGTTAAAAAATAATACAATTTTTATTAAAAATTTAGATACAAAAGAAGAAAAAAATATTGCATTAGAGGAGTTTTTAGTTGAAAAATAA